The Flavobacterium jumunjinense genome includes a region encoding these proteins:
- a CDS encoding MarC family protein, translating into MEINWRDIFTISMILFAVIDIIGSIPIIVDLRSKIGHIQSEKATFVAAIIMIAFLFVGEEILKLIGIDVNSFAVAGSFVLFFLALEMILGIRLYKEDNPTTASIVPIAFPLIAGAGTMTTLLSLRSQYDKINIIIAILINVIVVYGVLKLSGKIEKILGQNGLGIIRKIFGVILLAIAVKLFASNIKDLFI; encoded by the coding sequence ATTCGCTGTAATTGATATTATTGGAAGCATTCCTATTATTGTTGACCTAAGAAGTAAAATTGGACACATTCAGTCTGAAAAAGCAACTTTTGTCGCTGCAATTATCATGATTGCGTTTCTATTTGTTGGTGAAGAGATCTTAAAACTTATAGGTATCGATGTAAACTCGTTTGCTGTTGCTGGTTCTTTTGTTTTATTTTTCCTTGCCTTAGAAATGATTCTCGGAATTCGTCTCTACAAGGAAGACAATCCGACAACAGCATCTATTGTCCCTATCGCATTCCCTTTAATAGCTGGTGCAGGAACTATGACTACACTTTTATCTTTAAGATCTCAATATGACAAAATAAACATCATTATTGCTATCCTTATTAATGTTATCGTTGTATATGGTGTTTTAAAATTATCTGGAAAAATTGAAAAAATCCTTGGTCAAAACGGGCTTGGAATTATTAGAAAAATATTTGGTGTAATTCTTTTAGCAATAGCAGTAAAATTATTCGCCTCTAATATAAAAGATCTATTCATCTAA
- a CDS encoding FAD-dependent oxidoreductase: MFDVLIIGGGVSGVSCALLLGSAKEKTFATDKKIGLIAHQKASSLQNAIFNNVYGIPFGKLGSELLTESLEHLATAYPHVKQLQEEKVLKITGKTGNFSITTNKGSYNAKTVVIGIGSGNPFTIEGLEDYVVPHRKAAPEKKRLQLENNDHLVTEGIYVCGTLAGHRSQLAIASGSGASVAGDILTLWNNGNHAQVHDAIGK, from the coding sequence ATGTTTGATGTATTAATAATTGGCGGAGGTGTTTCTGGTGTTTCATGTGCGCTTTTACTAGGTTCTGCAAAAGAAAAAACCTTTGCTACTGATAAAAAAATCGGACTAATAGCTCATCAAAAAGCTTCTTCGCTTCAGAATGCAATTTTCAATAATGTTTATGGTATTCCTTTTGGAAAATTAGGTTCAGAATTACTTACAGAAAGCTTAGAACATTTAGCAACAGCCTATCCACATGTTAAACAACTTCAAGAAGAGAAAGTTTTAAAAATAACTGGCAAAACTGGCAATTTCAGTATTACAACAAACAAAGGTTCTTATAATGCAAAAACTGTAGTAATCGGAATTGGTTCTGGTAACCCTTTCACAATAGAAGGTTTAGAAGACTATGTAGTTCCTCATAGAAAAGCAGCTCCTGAAAAGAAAAGACTACAATTAGAAAACAACGACCATTTGGTTACTGAAGGTATTTATGTTTGCGGAACTTTAGCAGGTCATAGAAGTCAACTTGCAATTGCCTCTGGAAGTGGTGCAAGCGTAGCTGGTGACATTTTAACTTTATGGAACAACGGAAATCACGCACAGGTTCATGATGCAATTGGGAAGTAA
- a CDS encoding YARHG domain-containing protein, translating into MAVCQNIGATKINPELISPWKESDFKKYEGIYHFGEGDGSNLILLVNNNKISIQIRETGYWTEGGYALESGITQLSELDLKWEYKNLTNIKIIDGKFFSNEYSGEFVLYKEDSNSYFGLKINNPWNTWIGEKRYEIGVKRNDFNILNYYAGQFPVASIQFLTKGDVYSYNSDDLALMRNEIFARYGYKFKEKGTFDICFKKQNWYYPKYRDITAFLTDIELHNISIIKEIEEYRNEDIYVPEFPEKNKKIVLTAKQGDLVIALSIKRIGNKTIEYSLEMVEFGKKNYSKKGLASMADGPYLGSESDESSVSGISYLCDEYVDEKEDCYMYIRLGKEEKTSNYLLGKIIKNCNDKIKDIDLNNFPTLIEK; encoded by the coding sequence TTGGCAGTATGTCAAAATATAGGGGCAACTAAAATAAACCCCGAATTGATTTCACCTTGGAAAGAATCAGATTTTAAAAAATATGAAGGAATATATCACTTTGGAGAAGGTGATGGATCGAATCTTATTCTTTTAGTAAATAACAATAAAATTTCGATTCAAATAAGAGAAACTGGATATTGGACTGAAGGAGGTTATGCTTTAGAATCTGGAATAACACAATTATCTGAATTGGACTTGAAATGGGAATATAAAAACCTAACCAATATAAAAATCATTGATGGGAAGTTCTTTTCCAATGAATATTCTGGTGAATTTGTTTTATATAAAGAAGATTCAAATAGCTATTTCGGGTTGAAAATTAATAACCCTTGGAATACATGGATTGGTGAAAAGCGTTACGAAATTGGTGTAAAAAGAAATGATTTCAATATTTTAAATTATTATGCAGGTCAATTTCCTGTTGCTTCTATTCAGTTTTTGACAAAAGGAGATGTCTATTCTTATAATAGCGATGATTTGGCTTTAATGCGAAATGAAATTTTTGCGCGATATGGATATAAATTTAAAGAAAAAGGAACGTTTGATATCTGTTTTAAAAAACAAAATTGGTATTATCCAAAATATAGAGATATAACCGCTTTCTTGACAGATATAGAATTACATAACATTTCAATAATTAAGGAGATTGAAGAATATAGAAATGAGGATATTTATGTTCCCGAATTTCCAGAAAAGAATAAAAAAATTGTTTTAACAGCTAAGCAGGGTGATTTAGTAATAGCACTAAGTATTAAAAGAATAGGTAATAAAACAATAGAGTATTCTTTAGAAATGGTTGAATTTGGGAAAAAGAATTATAGCAAGAAGGGGCTTGCTTCTATGGCTGATGGACCTTATCTTGGTTCTGAATCTGATGAAAGTTCAGTTTCTGGGATTTCTTACTTATGTGATGAATATGTAGATGAAAAAGAGGATTGCTACATGTATATTAGACTTGGGAAAGAGGAAAAAACCAGCAATTATCTTTTGGGGAAAATCATTAAAAATTGTAACGATAAAATAAAAGATATCGATTTAAATAATTTTCCAACATTGATTGAAAAATAA
- a CDS encoding S41 family peptidase, whose translation MKMNKIYFPIIIAIAVAVGLLLGSRLNSFGDAAFSAKNTKRNKLNKLIDFIEREYVDDINSDSIVDLTVNGILENLDPHSVYISKSELQSVSENMKGDFVGIGVNFYMYKDTVAIIKTINGGPSEKAGIKAGDRLLFANSFQLYNKKIDNDTLFSKLKGEKGSTVSITVYRKTTNQKLKINVKRDVVPIKSVDVSLKISDKVGYIKINRFAETTYDEFHKALLSLKSQGIKELVIDLRDNGGGYLEVAVAIADDILKDKELIVKTKNKKGREDKTFATEKGDFEDGKVYVLINENSASASEILAGAIQDNDRGVVVGRRSFGKGLVQREMPLGDGSAVRLTVARYYTPSGRSIQKPYSDKGSDYFNEFEKRFESGELYEADSIKVADSLKFRTKKGRVVYGGGGITPDVFVPFQAKHGEEATFRFMQSGFVSYFVFEHLDNKRALLGDYSVKKLKEEILGSDIYLNAFKKYTTESGVLLNFNQKEKIKKYLYAEFVRQIYDEISYYEIILSEDAMIKKVLEMKVSNE comes from the coding sequence ATGAAAATGAATAAAATATATTTTCCAATTATTATTGCAATTGCTGTTGCAGTAGGTTTGTTGTTGGGAAGTAGATTGAATTCATTTGGAGATGCGGCATTTTCTGCAAAAAATACGAAACGTAATAAACTCAATAAATTAATTGATTTTATCGAAAGGGAATATGTAGATGATATAAATTCTGATTCGATAGTTGATTTGACAGTAAATGGAATTCTAGAGAATTTAGACCCACATTCTGTATACATCAGTAAAAGCGAATTGCAATCGGTTTCCGAAAACATGAAGGGAGATTTTGTGGGTATAGGAGTTAATTTCTATATGTATAAGGATACTGTTGCAATAATTAAGACAATTAATGGAGGGCCTTCTGAAAAAGCAGGAATAAAAGCAGGAGATAGGTTGTTGTTTGCGAACAGTTTTCAATTGTATAATAAAAAAATAGACAACGATACTTTGTTCTCAAAACTTAAAGGAGAAAAAGGTTCTACTGTTTCAATTACTGTTTATAGAAAAACGACAAATCAAAAATTGAAGATAAATGTAAAAAGAGATGTTGTTCCTATTAAAAGCGTTGATGTTTCTTTGAAAATAAGCGATAAAGTTGGCTATATAAAAATCAATCGATTTGCAGAAACAACCTATGATGAATTTCATAAAGCATTACTTTCTTTAAAAAGTCAAGGTATTAAAGAGTTGGTTATAGATTTGAGAGACAACGGAGGAGGTTACCTTGAAGTAGCTGTTGCTATTGCAGATGATATTTTGAAAGACAAAGAACTTATTGTTAAGACGAAGAACAAAAAAGGAAGAGAAGATAAAACTTTTGCGACTGAAAAAGGTGATTTTGAAGATGGTAAAGTCTATGTGTTAATTAATGAGAATAGTGCTTCTGCCAGTGAGATTCTAGCTGGAGCGATTCAGGATAACGATAGAGGTGTAGTTGTTGGTCGTCGTTCCTTTGGTAAAGGATTAGTGCAGAGAGAAATGCCTCTTGGAGATGGATCTGCGGTTCGATTAACAGTTGCTCGCTATTATACGCCTTCTGGACGTTCAATTCAAAAGCCATATTCAGATAAAGGCAGTGATTATTTTAATGAATTTGAAAAGCGTTTTGAAAGCGGAGAGCTCTATGAAGCTGATAGTATAAAAGTTGCCGATAGTTTGAAATTTAGAACTAAAAAAGGAAGAGTTGTTTATGGTGGTGGAGGAATTACGCCAGATGTTTTTGTTCCTTTTCAAGCAAAACATGGAGAAGAAGCAACTTTTAGATTTATGCAATCAGGATTTGTTAGTTATTTTGTTTTTGAACATTTAGATAATAAAAGAGCATTGTTGGGAGATTATTCTGTTAAAAAATTAAAAGAAGAAATTCTTGGTTCTGATATCTATTTGAATGCTTTTAAAAAGTATACTACGGAAAGTGGTGTGTTGTTGAATTTTAATCAGAAAGAGAAAATTAAAAAATACTTATATGCTGAATTTGTAAGACAAATTTATGACGAGATAAGCTACTATGAAATTATTCTTTCAGAAGACGCAATGATTAAGAAGGTTTTGGAAATGAAAGTTAGTAATGAATAA
- a CDS encoding deoxycytidylate deaminase has protein sequence MGEKKIKYDKAYLRIAKEWGQLSYCKRKQVGAIIVKDRMIISDGYNGTPSGMENCCEDDQNITKWYVLHAEANAILKVARSTQSCENATLYITLSPCKDCSKLIHQAGIKRVVYHEEYKDTSGVDFLRKAGVEVELLQDLN, from the coding sequence ATGGGAGAGAAAAAAATAAAATATGACAAAGCCTATTTGCGCATTGCAAAAGAATGGGGGCAGCTGTCATATTGTAAGCGAAAACAAGTTGGTGCGATTATTGTTAAGGATAGAATGATTATTTCTGACGGTTATAATGGAACACCTTCTGGAATGGAAAATTGCTGTGAAGATGATCAGAATATTACGAAGTGGTATGTGCTTCATGCTGAGGCAAACGCAATTCTAAAAGTTGCTCGATCTACACAATCTTGTGAAAATGCTACCTTGTATATTACGCTTTCTCCATGTAAGGATTGTAGTAAGTTAATTCATCAAGCTGGAATAAAGAGAGTAGTTTATCATGAGGAATATAAAGATACATCGGGAGTAGATTTCTTAAGAAAAGCAGGTGTAGAAGTAGAGTTGTTACAAGACTTAAATTAG
- a CDS encoding HupE/UreJ family protein: MSQFWLYFKIGINHVLDINAYDHVLFLIALMVPYAFKDWKRIFLLVSLFTIGHTLALILAVYGVVSINPKLIEFLIPITILITAIFHLFTAGKTTKNEAVSLVTIITLFFGIIHGLGFSNYFGTILPGSASDKMLPLLEFALGIEAAQMIVVFVVLILSYVVQTFFRFSKRDWALVMSAFIIGVVVPMIINSEIWNR, encoded by the coding sequence ATGTCGCAATTTTGGTTGTATTTTAAAATCGGTATTAATCATGTTTTAGATATTAATGCCTATGATCATGTGTTATTTTTAATTGCATTAATGGTTCCGTATGCCTTTAAGGATTGGAAAAGAATATTCTTATTGGTGTCGCTTTTTACTATTGGACATACATTAGCATTAATTTTAGCAGTTTATGGAGTTGTGTCAATAAATCCAAAGCTAATAGAGTTTTTGATCCCAATAACAATTTTAATAACGGCTATTTTTCACTTATTTACAGCTGGAAAAACCACTAAAAATGAAGCTGTTTCTTTAGTAACAATTATAACTTTGTTTTTTGGTATAATACATGGATTAGGTTTTTCTAATTATTTTGGTACAATATTACCAGGAAGTGCTTCCGATAAAATGTTACCTTTATTAGAGTTCGCATTAGGAATAGAAGCGGCTCAAATGATTGTGGTTTTTGTGGTTTTAATCCTGTCTTATGTAGTGCAAACTTTTTTTAGATTTTCTAAAAGAGATTGGGCTTTAGTAATGTCTGCATTTATAATTGGTGTGGTTGTGCCGATGATTATTAATAGTGAAATTTGGAATAGGTAA
- a CDS encoding tellurite resistance TerB family protein produces MSFSDLFDNEFKNRNKGQFSAIVRVALSDGELTVEEKEFLDKLAIKLEISAAEYEEILENPTKYPINPPVLHTQRLERLYDLGRMVYADHILGPKQKQILVRFALALGFTPSNVNYIVDKTLSLLILNVDLDTFIYEIQHMNK; encoded by the coding sequence ATGTCATTTTCAGATTTATTTGATAACGAATTTAAAAACAGAAATAAAGGTCAATTTTCTGCAATTGTTAGAGTTGCCTTATCAGATGGTGAGTTAACAGTTGAAGAAAAAGAATTTTTAGACAAACTTGCTATTAAATTAGAGATTTCTGCTGCGGAATATGAAGAAATTCTAGAGAATCCTACAAAATATCCAATCAACCCACCTGTACTTCACACACAAAGACTAGAGCGTCTTTACGATTTAGGAAGAATGGTATATGCTGATCACATTCTAGGACCAAAACAAAAACAAATTTTAGTTCGTTTTGCTCTAGCATTAGGCTTTACCCCTAGCAATGTAAACTATATTGTTGATAAAACATTATCGCTTTTGATTTTAAATGTTGATTTAGACACGTTCATTTACGAAATTCAACACATGAATAAATAA
- the fbp gene encoding class 1 fructose-bisphosphatase: MEERNTTLGEFIIEHQNSFQYSTGELSRIINSIRLAAKVVNYKVNKAGLVDIVGAAGEQNIQGEDQQKLDVFANETFIQTLINREIVCGIASEENDDYITVAGNDNSHNNKYVVLMDPLDGSSNIDVNVSVGTIFSVFRRITPVGTPVQLEDFLQPGVNQVAAGYVIYGTSTMLVYTTGDGVNGFTLNPAIGTFYLSHPNMQFSPDGNIYSINEGNYIHFPQGVKNYLKYCQQEEGDRPYTSRYIGSLVSDFHRNMIKGGIYIYPTSSKAPNGKLRLLYECNPMAFLAEQAGGKASDGFKRTMETQPTELHQRVPFFCGSKNMVEKAEEFMKNV; this comes from the coding sequence ATGGAAGAAAGAAATACAACCTTAGGTGAATTTATTATCGAACATCAAAATTCGTTTCAATATTCAACAGGTGAATTATCAAGAATTATTAATTCAATTCGATTGGCTGCGAAAGTAGTTAACTATAAAGTAAATAAAGCAGGTTTAGTAGATATTGTTGGAGCAGCAGGAGAGCAAAATATTCAAGGAGAAGATCAACAAAAGCTTGATGTTTTCGCAAACGAAACGTTTATTCAAACGCTAATTAATAGAGAAATTGTTTGTGGAATTGCTTCGGAAGAGAATGATGATTATATTACTGTTGCAGGAAATGACAATAGTCATAATAATAAATATGTTGTGTTAATGGACCCGTTAGATGGTTCATCTAATATTGATGTGAATGTATCTGTAGGAACAATTTTTTCTGTTTTCAGAAGAATTACTCCGGTAGGAACTCCAGTTCAACTAGAAGATTTTTTACAGCCAGGAGTTAATCAGGTTGCTGCAGGATATGTTATCTATGGTACATCAACCATGCTGGTTTACACAACAGGAGATGGAGTGAATGGTTTTACCTTGAATCCAGCAATTGGGACGTTTTATTTATCACATCCCAACATGCAGTTTTCACCTGATGGTAATATTTATTCTATAAATGAAGGAAATTATATTCACTTTCCTCAAGGCGTGAAAAATTATTTAAAATATTGTCAACAAGAAGAAGGAGATCGACCTTACACATCTCGATATATCGGTAGTTTAGTTTCTGATTTTCATAGAAACATGATAAAAGGAGGTATTTATATTTACCCAACTAGTTCAAAAGCACCAAATGGAAAATTAAGGTTGCTGTATGAATGTAATCCAATGGCATTTTTAGCGGAACAAGCTGGAGGAAAAGCGTCTGATGGTTTTAAAAGAACTATGGAGACTCAGCCTACAGAATTACATCAAAGGGTTCCTTTCTTTTGTGGAAGTAAAAATATGGTTGAAAAAGCAGAAGAGTTTATGAAAAACGTATAG
- a CDS encoding GNAT family N-acetyltransferase produces the protein MIIRKGSIEDMAAVLELIKELAVFEKEPEAVIISLKDLQRDGFSENPLFKTFVAEVDNEIIGVALYYYRYSTWKGRTIHLEDLVVRENKRGTGAGFALYSEIIKQGKKDNVKRIEWNVLDWNTNAVKFYEKSGAKILDDWKVVQMDENGINKFLEKSTI, from the coding sequence ATGATAATTAGAAAAGGAAGTATTGAAGACATGGCTGCTGTTCTAGAACTTATTAAAGAACTTGCAGTGTTTGAGAAAGAGCCCGAAGCTGTTATTATTTCTCTAAAAGATTTACAACGTGATGGTTTTTCTGAAAATCCTCTTTTTAAAACTTTTGTTGCCGAGGTAGACAATGAAATTATTGGTGTAGCTCTTTACTATTATCGCTATTCAACATGGAAAGGAAGAACAATTCATTTAGAAGATTTGGTCGTTAGAGAAAACAAAAGAGGCACTGGAGCAGGTTTTGCATTATATTCAGAAATCATTAAGCAAGGAAAAAAAGACAATGTTAAACGAATTGAATGGAATGTTTTAGATTGGAATACTAATGCAGTAAAATTCTATGAAAAAAGTGGTGCTAAAATATTAGACGACTGGAAAGTGGTTCAAATGGATGAAAATGGAATCAATAAATTCTTAGAAAAAAGTACTATTTAA
- a CDS encoding aspartate kinase: MKIFKFGGASVKDASGVKNVASVLEKTGHENKLIIISAMGKTTNALEEVIKNYVEKSNELNASVQDVRKYHQQILLDLFKDEDHEVFFEVNAHFDDLEYFLRSNKSPNYNFVYDQIVSYGEIVSTTIVSHYFNYKGLKNTWLDVRNFIKTDVTYRDANVHWDQTELLITKKIEKNTLYVTQGFLGSDPNNFTTTLGREGSDYTAAIFAYCLGAESVTIWKDVPGVLNGDPRYFEDTILLNQISYREAIELAFYGASVIHPKTLQPLQRKEIPLFVKSFINPLLPGTSVSKGLDLEPHLPCYIIKKNQLLLSLSSLDFSFIMEEHISEIFSLFHQYKLKVNLIQNSAISFSVCIEDKFNNFNKVKEVLEKKFKISYNENVSLYTIRHFNVDASKVVETNKTVLLKQVSRETMQIITKE; this comes from the coding sequence ATGAAAATCTTTAAATTTGGTGGAGCTTCTGTAAAAGATGCTAGTGGAGTTAAAAATGTAGCTTCAGTTTTAGAAAAAACGGGTCATGAAAACAAGTTAATTATTATTTCGGCAATGGGCAAAACAACAAATGCTCTTGAAGAAGTAATAAAAAACTATGTTGAAAAATCAAACGAACTAAATGCTTCTGTTCAAGATGTTCGAAAGTATCATCAACAAATTTTACTAGACCTATTTAAAGATGAAGACCATGAAGTTTTTTTTGAGGTAAATGCTCATTTTGATGATTTAGAATATTTTTTAAGGAGTAATAAATCACCTAATTACAATTTCGTTTACGATCAAATTGTAAGTTATGGTGAAATTGTTTCAACAACAATAGTTAGTCATTATTTTAATTATAAAGGATTAAAAAATACTTGGCTAGATGTTCGTAATTTTATAAAAACAGACGTTACTTATAGAGATGCAAATGTTCATTGGGATCAAACAGAGCTATTAATCACTAAAAAAATAGAAAAAAACACGCTATATGTTACTCAAGGTTTTCTAGGTTCAGACCCAAATAATTTCACAACAACCTTAGGAAGAGAAGGTTCTGATTATACTGCTGCAATTTTCGCTTATTGCTTAGGTGCAGAAAGTGTAACCATTTGGAAAGATGTTCCTGGTGTATTAAATGGTGACCCTAGGTATTTTGAAGACACTATTTTGTTAAATCAAATTTCTTATAGAGAAGCGATTGAATTAGCTTTCTACGGAGCAAGTGTTATCCATCCGAAAACTTTACAACCATTACAAAGAAAAGAAATTCCTTTATTTGTAAAATCATTTATAAATCCATTACTTCCTGGAACAAGTGTTTCAAAGGGTCTAGACTTAGAACCTCATCTACCTTGTTATATCATTAAGAAGAATCAACTTTTATTATCGCTATCTTCTTTAGATTTTTCATTTATAATGGAAGAGCATATTAGTGAAATTTTTTCGCTATTCCATCAATACAAGCTAAAAGTAAACTTAATACAAAACTCAGCAATTAGTTTTTCTGTTTGCATTGAAGATAAGTTCAACAATTTCAACAAAGTTAAAGAAGTTCTGGAAAAGAAATTTAAAATTTCATATAATGAAAATGTATCCCTTTATACAATAAGACATTTCAACGTGGATGCATCTAAAGTAGTAGAAACAAATAAAACTGTACTATTAAAACAAGTTTCGAGAGAGACGATGCAGATTATAACAAAAGAATAG